A genomic segment from Corylus avellana chromosome ca5, CavTom2PMs-1.0 encodes:
- the LOC132180865 gene encoding myb-related protein 306-like has protein sequence MGRPPCCDKEGVKKGPWTPEEDILLVSFIQEHGPGNWRAVPTNTGLLRCSKSCRLRWTNYLRPGIKRGNFTDHEEKTIIHLQALLGNRWAAIASYLPQRTDNDIKNYWNTHLKKKLKKLQTGQEGHSRDGFSASSQPMARGQWERRLQTDIHMAKKALCEALSPEKPTCLSHQLTPSSNGCAQSSTTYASSTENIARLLKGWKTNSPKPATTQNSLNNMSRADSVSSEGTPSNKANNDNGLELSEAFESLFGFESFESSYSDTSQSLSPEATLFQDESKPDSSALVPLSLLEKWLFDEGAGERIPW, from the exons ATGGGCAGGCCTCCTTGTTGTGACAAAGAGGGGGTCAAGAAAGGACCATGGACTCCTGAAGAAGATATCTTATTAGTCTCTTTTATTCAAGAACATGGCCCCGGGAATTGGAGGGCTGTTCCTACCAATACAG GGTTGCTTAGATGTAGTAAGAGTTGCAGACTTAGATGGACTAATTATCTCAGGCCAGGGATCAAACGGGGTAACTTTACAGATCATGAGGAGAAGACAATAATCCACCTTCAAGCACTTTTGGGCAATAG ATGGGCTGCCATAGCTTCATACCTCCCGCAAAGAACAGATAATGATATTAAAAACTATTGGAACACCcatttgaagaagaagctgaagAAGCTTCAAACAGGGCAAGAAGGGCATTCCAGAGATGGGTTTTCAGCTTCTTCACAACCAATGGCCAGAGGTCAGTGGGAGAGAAGGCTCCAAACTGACATCCACATGGCGAAGAAAGCTCTTTGCGAGGCTCTCTCCCCTGAGAAACCAACCTGCCTCTCTCATCAATTGACTCCCTCCTCTAATGGGTGCGCTCAATCCTCAACTACCTATGCATCAAGCACTGAAAACATAGCCCGATTGCTCAAAGGTTGGAAGACAAATTCCCCAAAGCCAGCCAccactcaaaattcattgaacaACATGAGTAGGGCTGATTCTGTTTCCAGTGAGGGAACTCCAAGCAATAAGGCAAACAACGACAATGGTCTTGAACTATCCGAGGCATTTGAATCTCTGTTCGGTTTTGAGTCTTTCGAGTCTTCATATTCTGATACATCACAGTCTTTGTCACCTGAGGCAACCCTTTTCCAAGATGAAAGCAAGCCGGATTCTAGCGCCCTAGTGCCCTTGTCTCTGCTTGAGAAGTGGTTGTTTGATGAAGGTGCTGGGGAAAGAATTCCTTGGTGA
- the LOC132182173 gene encoding uncharacterized protein LOC132182173, producing MNTISCSKVFLVLLVTLFPTQILAQNAILAVCDKTLYKELCISTLQSDPASESATSFEDAATIILKNATSTATQISDQLTKMIQQGSSQWSGGDLTALANCKKYYQDAIGKLADSSKALASRMYNDVKKGMLSAMGAGPLCDDDFEAYGSTGTSPLGNQGDTYNSICALVYELCMAIAS from the coding sequence ATGAACACTATTTCTTGCTCAAAGGTCTTCCTTGTGCTGCTTGTAACTCTCTTCCCAACCCAAATTCTTGCTCAAAATGCGATCTTAGCGGTTTGTGATAAGACTCTGTATAAGGAATTGTGCATAAGTACTCTTCAATCGGACCCGGCGAGTGAGTCGGCCACTAGTTTTGAAGACGCAGCCACAATTATACTAAAGAATGCAACATCTACAGCAACCCAAATAAGTGACCAACTCACAAAAATGATCCAACAAGGATCATCACAATGGTCGGGCGGCGATCTAACTGCCTTGGCAAATTGCAAAAAGTACTACCAAGATGCAATTGGAAAACTTGCGGATTCGAGCAAAGCCCTGGCATCTAGGATGTACAATGATGTTAAGAAAGGAATGTTGTCTGCCATGGGTGCCGGTCCCTTATGTGACGATGACTTCGAGGCATATGGAAGTACCGGCACGTCTCCACTAGGCAATCAGGGTGACACATATAACTCGATTTGCGCCCTTGTCTACGAATTGTGCATGGCgatagctagctag
- the LOC132182172 gene encoding uncharacterized protein LOC132182172, protein MTTIACLKVFLVLLVTLFPTQILAQNAALAVCDHTLYRVLCIQHLKWDPASKSATTFEDVAMIMLNHATSTAKQISDQLTKRLEEATSSSGGDAIALVNCSKYYRDAIGKLADSSKALQSRRYDDLKNSMLVAMKAGDKCDQDFKEFGKTGKSPLGDQGHTYGMLCSIVLQLTIPK, encoded by the coding sequence ATGACCACCATTGCTTGCTTAAAGGTTTTTCTTGTGCTACTTGTAACTCTCTTCCCAACCCAAATTCTTGCTCAAAATGCTGCCTTAGCAGTTTGTGATCACACTTTGTACAGGGTATTGTGCATACAACATCTTAAATGGGACCCGGCGAGTAAGTCGGCTACTACTTTTGAAGACGTAGCCATGATTATGCTAAATCATGCAACATCTACAGCAAAACAAATAAGTGACCAGCTCACAAAACGGCTTGAAGAAGCAACATCGTCGTCGGGCGGCGATGCAATTGCCCTGGTAAATTGCAGTAAGTACTACCGAGATGCAATCGGAAAACTTGCGGATTCGAGCAAAGCCCTGCAATCTAGGAGGTACGATGATCTTAAGAATTCGATGTTGGTTGCCATGAAGGCAGGTGACAAATGTGACCAAGACTTCAAGGAATTTGGAAAAACTGGCAAGTCTCCATTAGGCGATCAGGGTCACACATATGGCATGCTTTGCAGCATTGTCTTGCAATTGACCATTCCCAAATGA